The following coding sequences are from one Paenibacillus sp. FSL R5-0912 window:
- a CDS encoding enoyl-CoA hydratase/isomerase family protein, with amino-acid sequence MTERRMIGPTKFEEYSEKYKEFLLMTRRDGIIEVRLHTGGGSYTHNWEAHTAWSHAWSDIGRDPENEVMIITGTGDKWLIGDPEVWNTKFMDWPKQKKLEQYHESLRLLENLIFCIDIPTIGAINGPGTHCELATLCDITICTEDADFFDPHYLGGTPPGDGMLLTLQNMIGFKKAAYYAYTGKNINGQTALDLGIVSEVLPREQLLPRAWELAEMIMQAPRSTRHLSHSIISRPWKQAMVADQGFQLAHQMYDMAIDEEGALERLKKMQGRLMGKDVQ; translated from the coding sequence ATGACAGAGAGACGTATGATTGGACCCACCAAATTCGAAGAGTACTCGGAGAAATACAAGGAATTCCTGTTAATGACCCGCCGTGACGGAATCATTGAAGTGCGTCTTCACACGGGCGGAGGTTCGTACACGCACAATTGGGAAGCTCATACCGCCTGGTCTCATGCCTGGTCAGATATCGGCCGTGACCCTGAGAACGAAGTCATGATTATTACGGGAACTGGGGATAAATGGTTGATTGGCGACCCAGAGGTCTGGAATACTAAATTTATGGATTGGCCGAAGCAAAAGAAGCTCGAACAGTATCATGAATCGCTGAGACTGCTTGAGAACCTGATCTTCTGCATTGACATCCCGACCATCGGGGCAATCAATGGTCCGGGAACGCACTGTGAACTCGCGACTCTCTGTGACATTACCATTTGTACCGAAGACGCCGACTTCTTTGATCCGCATTATCTGGGAGGCACACCTCCCGGAGATGGAATGCTGCTCACACTGCAGAACATGATCGGTTTCAAAAAAGCAGCCTACTACGCATACACCGGCAAGAATATCAATGGTCAAACCGCATTGGACCTGGGCATTGTTAGTGAAGTTCTGCCCCGGGAACAGCTTCTGCCCCGCGCATGGGAGCTTGCCGAGATGATTATGCAGGCACCGCGTTCAACGAGACATCTGTCGCACTCTATCATCTCCCGTCCATGGAAGCAGGCTATGGTCGCCGATCAGGGATTCCAGCTTGCCCATCAAATGTACGACATGGCCATTGATGAAGAAGGTGCTCTGGAGCGCCTGAAGAAAATGCAAGGGCGCCTTATGGGCAAAGATGTTCAATAG
- a CDS encoding DHA2 family efflux MFS transporter permease subunit, protein MTNASNKGNSAAVEVPFSLKAIIPPLMAIIVGMIMVILDSTAVNVAVPNLVQYFATDLKTVQWAITGYTLALAAVIPLAGYMTDRFGSKQVFLTTIVMFVLGSVLCSVAQTSTQLVIFRVIQGLGGGMVAPIGMAMVFRLAPAERRGSIMGMLGVPMLLAPALGPILSGWLVEYVSWHWIFLINLPIGIVGIILGVKYLPVTEKKGKAHLDIFGIILAPLAFSMLAYGVNQGGGESWTSTGALVGLSVGGVALVLFVIAELLQKHPLLELRVFRSSDFTRGIILSWVTQAALFGSMLFVPLYLQQIRNYTPLETGLILLPQALASGIGMPVGGRLFDKIGARPLLFVGLSIISTALFLLSGVTVDTSLPVIMGCLAMMGLGMGLSMMPVNTHVLNSAPREWVGRVTPLTAAAQQVVVSFAVAGMTGYLTSQITVHMGEMAAGSNPLVAAVQGFNDVFFLSACIALAGVVISLILRKPKTAGSAGTPEGQQADAAVMMGH, encoded by the coding sequence ATGACAAACGCCTCAAATAAAGGAAACAGTGCAGCAGTGGAAGTACCGTTCTCGCTGAAAGCCATTATTCCGCCGTTAATGGCTATTATCGTCGGCATGATTATGGTTATCTTGGACAGCACTGCTGTAAACGTTGCGGTACCGAATCTGGTGCAGTATTTCGCAACAGATCTTAAGACCGTTCAGTGGGCCATTACGGGGTATACACTGGCGCTGGCTGCTGTAATTCCGCTGGCTGGCTACATGACTGACCGCTTCGGGTCCAAGCAAGTCTTTCTAACGACTATTGTTATGTTTGTATTGGGGTCCGTTCTTTGTTCGGTTGCCCAGACCTCGACGCAGCTGGTCATCTTCCGTGTCATACAAGGTCTTGGCGGCGGGATGGTAGCTCCAATCGGTATGGCAATGGTCTTCAGACTGGCTCCGGCAGAGCGCAGAGGTTCTATTATGGGGATGCTCGGTGTTCCCATGCTGCTGGCTCCGGCACTTGGTCCGATCCTCTCCGGCTGGCTGGTAGAATACGTGAGCTGGCACTGGATCTTCCTGATCAACCTGCCTATCGGTATCGTTGGTATCATTCTGGGAGTTAAATATCTGCCTGTTACCGAGAAGAAGGGCAAAGCGCATCTGGATATCTTCGGTATCATTCTGGCTCCGCTTGCGTTCTCCATGCTTGCTTATGGCGTGAATCAAGGCGGAGGTGAAAGCTGGACCTCGACGGGGGCTCTTGTAGGTTTGTCTGTCGGTGGTGTGGCGCTGGTGCTGTTCGTCATCGCTGAGCTGCTGCAGAAGCATCCGTTGCTGGAGCTGCGTGTCTTCCGTTCATCGGACTTCACACGCGGCATTATCCTATCCTGGGTGACCCAGGCTGCCTTATTCGGTTCCATGCTGTTCGTTCCGCTGTATCTGCAGCAGATCCGGAACTACACACCGCTTGAGACAGGTCTCATTCTACTTCCGCAGGCGCTGGCATCCGGTATCGGTATGCCGGTGGGGGGCCGCTTATTCGATAAGATTGGTGCACGCCCATTGCTCTTTGTCGGACTCAGTATCATTTCCACTGCACTGTTCCTGTTGTCCGGTGTTACAGTAGACACCAGTCTTCCCGTTATCATGGGCTGTCTTGCTATGATGGGTCTGGGAATGGGCTTGTCGATGATGCCGGTCAACACCCATGTTCTGAACTCCGCGCCGCGTGAATGGGTTGGCCGGGTGACTCCGCTTACCGCCGCAGCCCAGCAGGTTGTTGTATCCTTCGCGGTTGCCGGTATGACCGGATACTTAACCAGCCAGATTACCGTTCATATGGGTGAGATGGCTGCCGGAAGCAACCCGCTTGTCGCCGCTGTTCAGGGTTTCAATGATGTATTCTTCCTCTCCGCCTGCATCGCGCTGGCCGGAGTGGTCATCAGTCTGATTCTGCGCAAACCGAAGACAGCCGGTTCCGCCGGAACTCCGGAAGGCCAGCAAGCGGACGCTGCTGTAATGATGGGACATTAA
- a CDS encoding LysR family transcriptional regulator, translating into MSIVKYEVFLKVVELGSLTKAAEVLGFTQSGISHTISSLESEFGFPLLVRSRSGVKLTVNGEQVIPPIREILKWNEQLKQQVADIHGLETGTITIGTFTSVSVHWLPDMIKQFRREYPYIEFKLMEGGYLEIEQWIEAGVVDCGFLSLPTREKFEVFPLKQDRMLAILPLDHPLSKAPYMPLAQIAYEDFIIPRPGSDYDVQRVLEKAGIKPNIKFSAGDDYAIIAMVEKGLGISILPELVTRFQQEHVAMLELEECSFRSLGIAVSSMKYASPATKRFLQHVQNWSPGQEGI; encoded by the coding sequence ATGAGCATAGTCAAATACGAAGTGTTCCTCAAAGTCGTTGAACTGGGCAGTCTGACCAAAGCCGCCGAGGTGCTGGGCTTCACCCAATCCGGTATAAGCCATACCATCAGCAGTCTGGAGAGCGAATTCGGATTCCCGCTGCTTGTGAGGAGCCGTTCCGGTGTCAAGCTGACAGTCAATGGGGAGCAGGTTATTCCGCCTATCCGCGAAATCCTCAAATGGAATGAGCAGCTGAAGCAGCAGGTGGCCGATATTCATGGTCTGGAGACAGGGACCATAACAATAGGCACCTTCACAAGTGTATCCGTTCATTGGCTGCCGGACATGATCAAACAATTCCGGAGAGAGTACCCTTACATTGAATTCAAGCTGATGGAGGGCGGGTATCTGGAGATTGAGCAGTGGATTGAGGCCGGGGTGGTCGATTGTGGCTTCCTCTCATTGCCTACCAGGGAGAAATTCGAGGTGTTTCCGCTCAAGCAGGACCGGATGCTGGCCATTCTTCCGTTAGACCACCCTCTGAGCAAAGCCCCGTATATGCCGCTGGCCCAGATCGCCTACGAGGATTTCATCATTCCGAGGCCCGGCTCGGACTATGATGTGCAGCGGGTGCTGGAGAAAGCGGGGATTAAGCCGAACATCAAATTCTCGGCCGGAGATGATTATGCGATTATAGCTATGGTGGAAAAAGGCCTGGGTATCAGCATCCTCCCGGAGCTGGTTACCCGCTTCCAGCAAGAGCATGTGGCGATGCTGGAGCTGGAGGAGTGCAGCTTCCGTTCTCTGGGCATTGCGGTCAGCTCAATGAAATATGCTTCTCCTGCAACGAAGCGGTTCCTGCAGCATGTGCAGAATTGGTCGCCTGGCCAAGAAGGGATTTGA
- a CDS encoding Gfo/Idh/MocA family protein, translated as MKQLRIGMIGYKFMGKAHSNAYRSLPMFFPQALKPQMSVICGRNEEALQEAAGQLGWSEGVTDWKELVSRSDIDLIDINAPSNAHKEIALAAAAAGKHIFCEKPLALNLADSREMLQAAEAAGIVHMVGFNYRFSPAVRLAKRLIESGRLGKVYHFRAWFLQDWILDPEFPLVWRLQKEIAGSGSHGDLGAHLIDLAHFLVGDVQEVIGMSETFVKERPLATEMTGLSARASKDAPRGAVTVDDATLFLARFANGALGSFEATRFAAGHRSTNSFEINGSLGSVKFDFERMNELEVYLTSDDEDVQGFRRVLATDPAHDYAEAWWPPGHTIGFEHTFIHEMLELSNAIAEGRQPEPNFRDGVKCQAVLEAVERSIEERRWVPISEM; from the coding sequence ATGAAACAGCTACGGATCGGAATGATAGGTTATAAGTTCATGGGCAAAGCCCACAGTAATGCCTACCGCAGTCTGCCCATGTTCTTCCCCCAGGCACTCAAACCGCAAATGTCTGTCATTTGCGGACGGAATGAAGAAGCGCTGCAGGAGGCCGCCGGCCAGCTGGGCTGGTCGGAAGGTGTGACGGACTGGAAGGAGCTGGTCTCCCGCAGCGATATTGATCTAATCGACATCAATGCGCCGAGCAATGCCCATAAGGAGATTGCGCTGGCGGCGGCTGCTGCTGGCAAGCATATTTTCTGCGAGAAGCCGCTGGCGCTGAATCTGGCAGATTCGCGAGAAATGCTCCAGGCTGCAGAGGCGGCCGGCATTGTTCATATGGTTGGCTTCAATTACCGTTTCTCCCCGGCGGTCAGGCTGGCGAAACGGCTGATTGAGAGCGGGCGGCTCGGAAAGGTCTATCATTTCCGTGCCTGGTTCCTGCAGGACTGGATTCTCGATCCTGAATTCCCGCTGGTCTGGCGTCTGCAGAAGGAGATTGCCGGCTCAGGATCGCATGGGGATCTGGGGGCGCATCTGATTGATCTGGCCCATTTCCTGGTAGGCGATGTGCAGGAGGTCATTGGCATGAGTGAGACATTCGTCAAGGAACGGCCGCTGGCAACGGAGATGACAGGTCTTAGCGCCCGGGCCAGCAAAGATGCACCGCGCGGCGCAGTAACGGTGGATGATGCTACTTTGTTCCTGGCCCGTTTTGCAAACGGCGCATTGGGCAGCTTTGAGGCGACACGGTTCGCTGCCGGGCATCGTTCGACCAATTCTTTTGAGATCAATGGCAGTCTGGGCAGTGTGAAATTCGACTTCGAGCGGATGAACGAACTGGAGGTCTATCTGACCTCGGATGACGAAGATGTGCAGGGCTTCCGGAGAGTGCTCGCCACCGATCCTGCACATGACTATGCTGAAGCCTGGTGGCCGCCGGGCCATACCATTGGATTTGAGCACACATTCATTCACGAGATGCTGGAGCTGTCGAATGCGATTGCCGAAGGCCGTCAGCCTGAGCCGAATTTCCGTGACGGTGTGAAATGCCAGGCTGTACTGGAAGCTGTGGAACGTTCGATTGAAGAGCGGCGCTGGGTTCCGATATCTGAAATGTAG
- a CDS encoding L-serine ammonia-lyase, iron-sulfur-dependent, subunit alpha, translated as MRSLTELFKIGSGPSSSHTMGPEKAARIFKSENEDADQFKALIYGSLAKTGKGHLTDKAILRALSPVPAEVEFVPQADFVLPHPNTMDLFAYKDGRQTSSMRVVSIGGGDIVIEGREEMQTPDVYPENSFAAISTLCKANHISLSDYVEQREGEQIWDFLQGIWEAMKRSIDEGLSVTGILEGGLEVERKAKYLYHQRDMDESPETRENRIVSAYAFAVNEQNAAAGTVVTAPTCGASGVVPASLRYMQEKMQVPDEQILRALAVGGLIGNLVKQNASISGAQCGCQAEVGTACSMAAAALAELSGMEIDQIEYAAEVAMEHHLGLTCDPINGLVQIPCIERNAVGAMRAINALSLAKFLSGTRKISFDLVVQTMYETGLDMNSRYRETSEGGLAKLYKA; from the coding sequence ATGAGATCGTTGACTGAGCTATTTAAGATTGGCAGTGGACCGTCCAGCTCCCATACTATGGGGCCGGAGAAGGCGGCCAGGATCTTCAAATCAGAGAATGAAGACGCAGACCAATTCAAGGCGTTAATTTATGGTTCCCTTGCCAAAACAGGCAAAGGCCATTTGACGGACAAGGCTATTCTTAGAGCACTTTCACCCGTTCCGGCGGAGGTTGAATTTGTTCCACAGGCAGATTTTGTTCTGCCACATCCCAATACCATGGACTTGTTCGCTTACAAAGACGGGCGGCAAACCTCATCTATGCGTGTTGTCAGTATTGGCGGCGGGGACATCGTTATTGAGGGGCGGGAGGAGATGCAAACGCCCGATGTCTACCCGGAGAACTCCTTTGCAGCAATCAGTACCTTGTGTAAAGCGAATCATATCTCCCTAAGCGATTACGTTGAGCAGCGTGAAGGCGAACAGATCTGGGATTTCCTCCAAGGAATCTGGGAAGCGATGAAGCGTTCGATCGACGAAGGGCTGTCTGTCACAGGTATTCTGGAGGGCGGTCTTGAAGTCGAACGCAAGGCGAAATATCTGTATCATCAGCGGGATATGGATGAGAGCCCGGAGACGAGGGAGAACAGGATCGTCAGCGCATACGCTTTCGCCGTCAACGAACAGAATGCCGCCGCCGGCACTGTCGTAACGGCCCCGACCTGCGGGGCCAGCGGTGTCGTGCCCGCCTCGCTACGTTATATGCAGGAGAAGATGCAGGTTCCGGATGAACAGATCCTCCGGGCTCTAGCGGTCGGCGGGCTCATTGGCAATCTGGTCAAGCAGAACGCGTCCATCAGCGGCGCTCAGTGCGGCTGCCAGGCGGAGGTCGGCACGGCTTGCTCTATGGCAGCGGCTGCACTGGCTGAATTGTCTGGTATGGAGATCGACCAGATTGAGTATGCGGCGGAGGTTGCTATGGAACACCACTTGGGGTTAACCTGTGATCCGATTAACGGACTGGTTCAAATCCCTTGCATTGAGCGGAACGCTGTCGGTGCGATGCGGGCGATCAATGCGCTGAGCCTGGCCAAATTCTTGTCTGGTACCCGTAAGATATCCTTTGATCTAGTTGTACAGACCATGTATGAGACAGGCCTGGATATGAACAGCAGGTACCGTGAAACTTCAGAGGGCGGGCTTGCTAAGCTCTACAAAGCATAA
- a CDS encoding DMT family transporter yields MKPLKAELMLIVVTMFWGSSYLFMKMGLGTLGEFNLIALRFGLAFILAALLFHKRLRGVDARTLKYGALLGFLLLGVFTCITFGLKTTTTSNAGFLVALTVVFVPLLDVLIFKKKVAPPQIFGAILAIAGIGLLTLNGSLHIRPGDLLCILAAVFYAVQILVTSRAVQSSDSLNIGILQLGFAGGYALILSAVFETPALPSTLPGWIAILALGIFCSACGFILQPVAQKYTTPTRTGLIFALEPVFAAFFGYWFAHEQLSLQGYTGAALVLLGIIASELLGRLHFAPFPARTLKKRRANL; encoded by the coding sequence ATGAAGCCGCTAAAGGCCGAGCTGATGCTCATAGTAGTAACGATGTTCTGGGGTTCCTCCTACCTGTTCATGAAAATGGGACTCGGCACACTGGGAGAATTCAATCTGATTGCACTGCGTTTCGGGCTGGCCTTCATTCTGGCGGCTCTGCTGTTCCACAAACGGCTGCGCGGTGTGGACGCCAGAACATTGAAATATGGAGCTCTGCTTGGCTTCCTTCTACTCGGCGTGTTCACCTGTATCACCTTCGGACTGAAGACCACTACGACCTCAAACGCCGGCTTCCTCGTCGCCTTGACCGTTGTGTTTGTACCGCTGCTGGATGTGCTAATCTTCAAAAAGAAAGTCGCACCTCCTCAGATCTTCGGAGCCATTCTGGCCATCGCCGGTATCGGGCTGCTCACCCTGAACGGCTCGCTGCATATCCGGCCCGGTGATCTGCTCTGTATTCTGGCTGCTGTATTCTACGCCGTACAGATCCTAGTCACCAGCAGGGCTGTACAATCCAGCGATTCGCTGAATATCGGCATTCTCCAGTTGGGCTTCGCCGGGGGATATGCCCTGATTCTGTCAGCTGTCTTCGAGACTCCCGCACTGCCTTCGACTCTTCCCGGCTGGATCGCCATCCTCGCACTCGGAATTTTCTGCAGCGCCTGCGGCTTCATCCTGCAGCCCGTTGCCCAGAAATACACAACGCCGACCCGCACCGGATTAATCTTCGCCCTGGAACCGGTCTTTGCCGCTTTCTTCGGCTACTGGTTCGCACATGAGCAGCTTTCGCTGCAAGGTTACACCGGCGCTGCCCTTGTCCTGCTGGGCATTATAGCTTCCGAGCTGCTCGGCAGATTGCACTTTGCCCCTTTCCCGGCAAGAACGCTTAAGAAACGGCGGGCTAATCTATAG
- a CDS encoding sugar phosphate isomerase/epimerase family protein, which translates to MQDTMRIGTLVGGGDALRVIPQIIGHGFESFSLTFWQTTGNTDLTETAARVRELAAEHDFVISSVGIFGNPLTGTGDNSDALASWERLIDHAHLFGSDMVSGFTGRLPGVSIDESIPKFAEVFGELSKRAADRGVRIAFENCSMDGNWQSGDWNIAHNPTAWEKMFNAVDADNLGLEWEPCHQMVQLIDPIPQLRKWTDKIFHVHGKDATIAWDIIKEYGIHGPKPYVWHRTPGFGDTNWTDVISILRQAGYTGTIDIEGWHDPVYRDDLEMTGQVHALHYLKKCRGGSFVPNPV; encoded by the coding sequence ATGCAGGATACAATGAGAATCGGGACACTGGTGGGAGGCGGAGATGCACTAAGAGTGATTCCGCAAATTATAGGACACGGATTCGAATCATTCAGCCTGACCTTCTGGCAGACGACGGGAAATACGGATCTGACAGAAACTGCTGCACGGGTGCGTGAATTGGCCGCGGAGCATGATTTCGTGATCTCTTCTGTAGGGATATTCGGGAATCCGCTTACAGGCACTGGGGATAACTCCGATGCTCTGGCTAGCTGGGAACGGCTGATCGATCATGCCCATTTGTTTGGAAGCGATATGGTCTCCGGCTTTACCGGACGTCTGCCTGGGGTTTCAATCGACGAATCCATTCCGAAATTCGCAGAGGTGTTCGGTGAGCTCTCCAAAAGAGCTGCGGACCGCGGTGTCAGAATCGCCTTTGAGAACTGTTCCATGGATGGAAACTGGCAATCCGGGGACTGGAATATTGCCCATAACCCTACAGCTTGGGAGAAAATGTTCAATGCGGTGGATGCCGATAACCTGGGTCTGGAATGGGAGCCCTGCCACCAGATGGTGCAGCTAATTGATCCGATTCCGCAGCTGCGCAAATGGACGGACAAAATTTTTCACGTGCACGGCAAGGACGCTACGATTGCCTGGGATATTATCAAGGAATACGGAATTCACGGACCTAAGCCGTATGTGTGGCACCGGACACCGGGCTTTGGAGATACGAACTGGACTGATGTAATCTCAATACTGCGGCAGGCCGGGTACACAGGAACGATTGATATCGAAGGCTGGCATGATCCCGTTTATCGTGATGACCTGGAAATGACAGGCCAGGTTCATGCGCTCCATTATTTGAAAAAATGCCGGGGCGGAAGCTTCGTGCCGAATCCGGTCTAA
- a CDS encoding helix-turn-helix domain-containing protein: MTYPKELKEYPALEEKTYPFRLFFNHCRDAKPQQNILFLHWHEHFEIIVMREGRAIFHVDSKPYEAGPGDVIMVPSGGLHVGYSLDSGDVSYVSIVFHASLFKDRNQDSQHEQYVAPYLSNRYQFPVMPVVHNPECASYYPLLERIIEEVQAKQPAFQLVVKNQLHLFFTHLSRTFPAQQSERHSINRERFKPLLEYLETHVDQKMSVERAARFVNLNAFHFCKTFKKLTGRTFIDYVNLCRMDEAERLLKETGFSITEISGRVGCDNPNYFTKLYKQYKGLTPSMVRK, from the coding sequence ATGACATATCCGAAAGAACTGAAGGAATATCCTGCGCTCGAGGAGAAGACCTATCCATTCCGCTTATTCTTCAACCATTGCAGGGATGCCAAGCCCCAACAGAATATCCTGTTCCTGCACTGGCATGAGCATTTCGAGATTATTGTCATGCGTGAAGGCCGGGCGATCTTTCATGTGGACAGCAAACCTTATGAGGCCGGCCCCGGAGACGTGATCATGGTACCTTCCGGCGGGCTGCATGTCGGCTATAGCCTGGATAGCGGGGATGTTTCCTATGTCTCAATTGTTTTTCATGCCTCATTGTTCAAGGACCGCAATCAGGATTCCCAGCATGAGCAATATGTGGCACCTTATCTTAGCAACCGGTATCAGTTTCCTGTCATGCCAGTGGTCCACAACCCGGAATGCGCCTCGTATTATCCCTTGCTTGAGCGGATTATTGAGGAAGTGCAGGCAAAACAACCGGCTTTTCAGCTTGTGGTGAAGAACCAGCTCCACTTATTCTTCACACACCTGTCCCGTACATTTCCCGCGCAGCAGAGCGAACGCCATTCTATCAACCGCGAACGCTTCAAGCCGTTGCTGGAATATCTGGAAACACATGTCGATCAGAAAATGTCGGTCGAGCGTGCTGCCCGCTTTGTCAATCTGAACGCTTTCCATTTCTGCAAAACCTTCAAGAAGCTGACAGGACGCACCTTCATCGACTATGTGAACCTGTGCCGGATGGATGAAGCCGAGCGGCTGCTTAAGGAGACCGGCTTCAGCATTACAGAGATTTCCGGCAGAGTCGGCTGTGACAATCCCAATTATTTCACGAAGCTCTATAAGCAGTACAAAGGCCTGACACCCTCTATGGTACGTAAATAG
- a CDS encoding M20 metallopeptidase family protein, which produces MFIVIEEAGDYLSMAHQLQDKLVMFRHHLHAIPELDLSLPRTTAYVKEVLESMGLKPAPVGESGLTVTIGGQHDGKVVLIRADMDALPIAEETELSYASLNGNMHACGHDMHTSMLLGAAEILKANEEQLRGTVKLMFQPGEETLHGAKMMLESGILDTPKVDAAMMLHVLTGMPLPIGQFVVPEEGGAISASSDWFEIIIRGRGSHGAMPEAAVDPLNVAAHLHLALQGILSREISPIEHAVLTIGVMEGGSTNNVIPDTARLKGSVRTFNAALRDKMEIRIREITAGIGETFQAKLDVIYSRGCPEVKTDGGLNEQMRISIENTFGDGSYIGITELVPGGKLMGSEDFAFVSQAVPSTTVFLNAGNIEDGYSYPVHHPKTMFSDEVLHRGAAAYAAFARDWLENNG; this is translated from the coding sequence ATGTTCATTGTGATTGAAGAAGCTGGAGACTATTTGAGTATGGCTCATCAGCTGCAGGACAAATTGGTCATGTTCAGGCATCATCTTCATGCGATTCCGGAGCTTGATTTAAGTTTGCCCAGGACAACTGCTTATGTAAAAGAGGTGTTGGAGTCGATGGGTCTTAAGCCCGCTCCAGTAGGGGAATCAGGTCTAACGGTTACGATTGGCGGGCAGCATGACGGGAAGGTGGTTCTTATCCGTGCAGATATGGACGCTTTGCCTATTGCAGAGGAAACGGAGCTTTCTTACGCGTCGTTGAACGGGAACATGCATGCTTGTGGTCATGACATGCATACTTCCATGCTGCTGGGAGCGGCGGAGATCCTGAAGGCTAACGAAGAGCAGCTTCGCGGGACGGTCAAGCTTATGTTTCAGCCGGGTGAAGAGACGCTGCATGGGGCAAAAATGATGCTTGAGAGCGGGATTCTCGACACTCCTAAAGTGGATGCAGCTATGATGCTTCACGTGTTGACCGGAATGCCACTTCCTATCGGACAATTTGTAGTGCCTGAGGAAGGTGGAGCGATTTCTGCTTCTTCGGATTGGTTCGAAATCATCATCCGCGGAAGGGGTTCACATGGCGCAATGCCCGAGGCCGCAGTGGACCCCTTAAATGTGGCTGCTCATCTTCATCTGGCGCTGCAGGGTATACTTAGCCGTGAAATTTCGCCAATTGAACATGCAGTCCTTACCATCGGCGTGATGGAAGGCGGAAGTACAAACAATGTGATTCCCGATACGGCCAGATTGAAAGGCAGTGTACGCACATTTAACGCCGCACTGCGGGATAAAATGGAGATCCGTATCCGCGAAATTACAGCAGGTATCGGAGAAACTTTTCAGGCAAAGCTGGATGTGATCTATTCGAGGGGTTGTCCTGAAGTGAAAACGGATGGCGGGCTTAATGAGCAAATGAGGATTTCGATTGAAAATACCTTTGGTGACGGTTCCTACATTGGTATAACTGAGCTGGTACCCGGCGGTAAATTAATGGGATCAGAAGACTTCGCCTTTGTCTCACAGGCGGTGCCAAGTACCACAGTGTTTCTTAACGCAGGCAATATCGAAGATGGTTATAGTTACCCTGTACACCATCCGAAGACGATGTTCTCGGATGAGGTGCTTCATAGAGGGGCTGCGGCTTATGCAGCATTTGCCAGAGACTGGCTTGAAAATAACGGTTAA
- a CDS encoding enoyl-CoA hydratase/isomerase family protein: MFNREMTGPTRFEEYSKKYKDLFIMTRRGGILEVRMHTGGEPLQFDWSVQTAYGNVWSDVGRDPENEVMILTGTGELWQTGNPEVWNTKFMDWPNRRKLEMYHESLRMIENMVHCLDIPTIGVINGTGSHWQLGTLCDITICAEDTVFFDAHYLGGVPPGDGIVLALQQLLGTKKAAIHAYTGMNIDAQEALDLGLVNEVLPREQLLPRAWQLAERIMQAPRSVRHLTHSIVSHPWKKALANDQGLQITHQLVDMAIDEEGIHERLMKLKERFQGKGQ; the protein is encoded by the coding sequence ATGTTCAATAGAGAGATGACGGGACCTACACGATTCGAAGAATATTCGAAGAAGTACAAGGACTTGTTCATCATGACCCGCCGCGGCGGCATACTCGAAGTGCGTATGCACACCGGCGGGGAACCGCTTCAATTTGACTGGTCGGTACAGACTGCCTACGGTAATGTATGGTCAGATGTGGGCCGCGATCCTGAGAATGAGGTGATGATCCTTACAGGCACAGGAGAGCTGTGGCAGACAGGCAATCCTGAAGTCTGGAACACCAAATTCATGGATTGGCCGAATCGCCGGAAGCTGGAGATGTACCATGAATCGCTCAGAATGATTGAGAATATGGTTCATTGCCTTGATATCCCCACCATTGGGGTGATCAATGGCACAGGCTCACACTGGCAGCTGGGGACGCTGTGTGATATTACCATTTGTGCAGAAGACACTGTGTTCTTCGATGCCCATTACCTGGGAGGAGTACCGCCCGGGGATGGAATCGTCTTGGCACTTCAACAACTGCTGGGAACCAAGAAAGCGGCAATTCACGCATACACGGGGATGAACATTGATGCTCAAGAGGCACTAGACCTCGGTCTGGTCAATGAGGTGCTGCCTCGTGAACAGCTTCTTCCACGCGCGTGGCAGCTGGCAGAAAGAATCATGCAGGCACCCCGCTCTGTCAGACATCTTACTCATTCGATTGTGTCGCACCCGTGGAAAAAAGCTCTTGCAAATGATCAGGGTCTACAGATTACTCACCAATTGGTTGACATGGCCATTGATGAAGAGGGGATTCATGAGCGCCTGATGAAGCTCAAGGAACGTTTTCAGGGGAAGGGTCAATGA